The sequence CACCGACGGTGCCCTCTGCTGGGCGGCTGCTGCGGGCATCGAGGGTTGCGAAGGTGGCGCAGGATGCCGTGGAATCACCGGCGACGGTAATGCCCAGGGCGGTGCAGCCACCGTTATTGAACGCACAGTTAGTGGTAGAGCAAGAAGCAATTGCAGTAGTCATGGGGTGAACCTTTCAGCTAGATCTTTGAAGTGTTCGCGTATCTGTTAATTCCGAGTATAGGTATGCTCATGTGTGTGCACAAGCAAGGTAAACCTAACCTGACCTGCGAAAATAAAGACACAGAAGTATGCTTTAAATAGTTCGCATTACGACGACCCCCTGCCGACCCCACAATTTCGATGTAGACCTTTTAGTGTGGGTTGGCGGGTGGAGTGCAGTCTTGCGTACATGGTCCCCCATGCACTATGTTCGTTGCTATGAAACAAAAAGTTCACTGCATTGAACATATGTGGCGAGTGGCAACATAATGGATGTTGTCTACTTCTCCTCGGTGTCTGAGAACACTCATCGGTTCGTCGTAAAGCTCCAGGAAAAAACGCAGTTCAACGCATACCGTATCCCGCTGAGGCGCACTGAACCGGCGCTGTATGTCAGCCAACCGTACATCTTGATCGTGCCGAGCTATGGCGGTGGCGATCACCGCGGCGCTGTACCGAAGCAGGTGATCAAATTCCTCAATGTGCCGGAAAACCGTGCACTGATTCGTGGCGTGATTGTCAGCGGAAATACCAACTTCGGTGTGCATTACTGCTGCGCTGGCCCCATTATCGCCCGCAAGTGCAATGTGCCAGAGCTGTACCGTTTCGAGCTTTTAGGAACGCACCGCGACGTCGACCATGTGGCGGGCCTCCTGGCCGCGCGCGAGCACGCAACCACCTCTACCTAGAAAGAGATCCCTATGACCCAACCAGAGTTTTACCTCAACCGTTCTGTTCCTCCTACCGAGCATCCGCGTGGCCCCCTGCGCCCGATTAACTGGAACCATCTTGAAGACCCCAAGGATACGGAGGTGTGGAAGCGCCTC comes from Corynebacterium cystitidis and encodes:
- a CDS encoding DUF1540 domain-containing protein; protein product: MTTAIASCSTTNCAFNNGGCTALGITVAGDSTASCATFATLDARSSRPAEGTVGACHRLECTHNKDLLCTNSSITITGDKAECDAYQVA
- the nrdI gene encoding class Ib ribonucleoside-diphosphate reductase assembly flavoprotein NrdI — protein: MDVVYFSSVSENTHRFVVKLQEKTQFNAYRIPLRRTEPALYVSQPYILIVPSYGGGDHRGAVPKQVIKFLNVPENRALIRGVIVSGNTNFGVHYCCAGPIIARKCNVPELYRFELLGTHRDVDHVAGLLAAREHATTST